Proteins from a genomic interval of Lemur catta isolate mLemCat1 chromosome 17, mLemCat1.pri, whole genome shotgun sequence:
- the LOC123622811 gene encoding POTE ankyrin domain family member A-like — MNVSVNNVLDKMSALGPGQNEDAGSPRDLESISLNFPQNHGGDLCGSEVNKQKNTANGQVEAEEDLEVTSEDEQQRHEESENNQPQVNEREKHKSNKMAVSENLYDGAADDGDDDALLPERKSRKTESGQFPRMEKEVCDRPAKQTSKEKNKVKEQIHSMGDHNDLTWSSEMAPEDYDLPSSYYQHFMLPVEQLGMDCKDSASILRMQDVTYKKK; from the exons atgaatgtatctgtgaataacGTTTTAGACAAGATGTCTGCATTGGGACCTGGACAAAATGAAGATGCAGGATCACCTCGGGATTTGGAG AGTATCTCCCTGAATTTTCCACAGAATCATGGTGGTGATTTATGTGGGTCTGaagttaacaaacaaaaaaatacagccaatggacaagtagaag CAGAAGAAGACCTAGAAGTGACATCGGAGGATGAGCAACAAAGGCAcgaagaaagtgaaaataatcaGCCACAG GTCAATGAAAGAGAGaagcacaaaagcaataaaatggcagTATCAGAAAACCTATATGATGGTGCTGCTGATGACGGTGACGATGATGCATtacttccagaaagaaagagtagGAAAACTGAAAGTGGGCAGTTTCCTAGGATGGAGAAAGAAGTGTGTGATAG gccTGCAAAGCAAACATCTAAGGAGAagaacaag GTCAAAGAACAAATACATTCTATGGGTGACCATAATGACTTAACTTGGTCATCTGAAATGGCCCCAGAGGATTATGACTTGCCTTCCTCTTATTATCAGCATTTTATGTTGCCTGTTGAACAGCTTGGAATGGACTGTAAA